From the genome of Zerene cesonia ecotype Mississippi chromosome 24, Zerene_cesonia_1.1, whole genome shotgun sequence:
acaattaaaaacaaaaaaaaaacaatattaaatactcctccgaaacggctggaccgattctgaACAAATATCGGAGAATCGGACATCAAACTCAAACAAGTTAtgcaattagacttcttaatgattatatttattgagacCATAGCAGtgaacatttaaattcaagGCCTAACTTGATATTTTAGGCATTCTCTGTTAGCAGAGTGTTTTATTACAGTGCACATTTGTCTCCGTCCTTTTTTTTTCCTCtctatgtaaatttttctttgtgtaatcgtcttaatttgtaattgtcatgtatttaatgtgttcttttaataaactttttatctatctatctatctatctatctattatagTGCTTTAAAACACTCACATGAATACAATCGAGAGGTATTTAAGCTTTTAAATCATAATGTGCAAATTTATCATCATATCGACCTTCAATCAATCAACATCGCTTATGCCGGGCTGGCCCGACTGCActttctctttataaaattacatgacGCACGTTTTGTAACAGACTGTAGCAATAGTTAAGAACTAAAGCCTCTTTGTGTCAAATCTCCTTTCACTTACCTCCCAAGGTCTGGCCATCGAGGACTGCCGCCAAAactatcacaataaaaaaagataaccaCAATTTTCCCACCATTTTGTTAACGATTTACTGGCCAGTTAAAATTCgaattcaaatttcgaatacGTCGTCGCGGTTCCGCGACATTCTTGCCGACTGTGTTGTTTGACATTTACACGACTTGTGGTTACCGTTCTTTGCTATGTACATGCAAAAATGTTCATTAAAACAACGCAGATAGATTCTAAAATGTATTGGTCCATGCAATTGCCGACTTGATTAATCATAGTGTATCTCATATAATTTTGCACTTTACCCGAACAGAAATAAGGTAGATTTTAGtttgaatttgtaaattaGTGTTTCCTTATAGAAATATGTTCGTTATTGAAAGTGACTTTACCGGTTTCAAAGACTTGTAGTGTTGGAGTTTATATGAtactaattattcattttcaagGAAATCGTTGGTATTATTCatggaaaaatttaatgagtaatttttcgtatatagtaataaaaactttttttaataattgaatatacagTTCAGGActtttactaattaatttgaatggtattaaaatcaatcctaaatctaataatataaagctgaagagttagttggtttgaacacgctaatctcagtaattactggaccgatttcaataataattttactgttGAATATGAACGTGATCCTTGAGGGCAATTGACTACTCATGTACCACAgacgaagccgggacggactgctagtatttttaatatttcaacacTGCTACGTGACGGTGAAATGATCTTctaaagtgaaataaattttccttgtttttatttaaaataaatactaaagatACATTGTATTCTgtaggataaaataaaaaccgttgtataaagaacaattttaatttatttccaaataaattgCACAACAATGACAAAAGagatcaaattgaaataatggcAAGCAAACAGGAATGAGATTCGAATATCTTTCAATAAGTTTTTTGATATGTTtctatatgagaaattttaaatttccaaaCAATACATTGTGTCAAAAATCCTTATTCCttcacatattaatttttttatatattcacaaataaataaattatattatttctaaccTCACTAAAACATGTCTTAAGctaattaattctaataacattataatcgataaaatataagtattttaatgaaaagcaataaataattaaaatacgattaaaattaaacgacattgtttacattaaaatatcgttaaaTATATAGACAGTTCAGCTAGAGTCGTGCGGTTAGTGgccagctttatattatagctGTTCAAACCACGATATTGCTGCAATAAATGAACCAATTtcttacaaaaagaaaattttacacatttgtCCATAAAAGgcgtattaaaattaatgctaaaaaataaggaataaaaatgttagcctgtttatataagtttgtcacaaattgaataatttcattcCAATTATTAATCGTATCAAATCATTTGTACACATTTTTCCCACCAAAAAGTCAAATATTGGCAATCTTAATATcgtatatcaatatattttacatctattattacatttaatccGTAATTACATCAACTTTTAATTAGGTTGTATTTAGAAGTGGATATGCAtcgataattaaaatatttacattaaagcATTAATGATTAAACTATAtgcaattaataaagaaatctagaacttattacattatacaaattaaaaacaattttgaaccTCTTATACTATACTCTTATTCCATTTAAAGCCGAAAGAGTTTTTACAATATCCCCAAAAGCCCGtacaattaattgtataatttctcGAAAAGCCCGCACACTTCAAAAGTCAATATAATTAGCCGTCGGGTGCACAATATCGCGTATCCAGCTGGCGGTAGTGAGCACATTGTGGTAGATACCAGGCTGGTGGTCCACGCCGCAGCCGAAGCCGGCGGACGTGATGCCGGCGAGGTAGAAACGGCCGTTGTCCTTAACTATTAGGGGACCGCCTGAATCGCCTATATTGGGTAAGACAGTGTGTCATTCATTGTAGGGAGTTTGTAGTTtgtatatcctacttcctactaatattataaatgcgaaagtttgtaaggatgtgtgtgtgtttgttgctctttcacgcaaagactactgaaccgattgcaatgaaatttggtatgtagacagctggacaactggaataacacatgcaagtttttatcccgatatttctacgggatacggacttacgcgggtgaaattgcgggccgcagctagtttgtaatatgtttaactagcttttgcccgcggcttcgcaagcgtaaattcggagtagtttaatagatgttattatacataaaactttCTATTTGAATCACGCTATCTATTAAGAAAACCTCATCAAagtccgttgtgtagttttaaagatctaagcatacatacatatataggcaCAGACGtaggaagcgactttgctttatagcacagataatataataatatacttaatagtatgtagtgatatgaaataattattaagtcaatcacgctgaaactaccgaacggattttaatgaaatgtgagacggtatgagctgacttgagtgataggatactttttatcccgcttaaatgctcccttaggACAAAACAGGAACCTTGAtatccggacggagccggggcgaCCGTGTAGTATCGTATATCTGAAGCCTAAATTCCTGTAAATGAACTCCCAAGTCGGTTAACAAGGGGCTGGATGCCTGGGGTTGTTCACGCGTTATCACGCAAACGAAATACTGCACGCGGAGCACTAATGCACTATTAACAGCTTCGTTTACTTTATGTCAATGACCTAGAACTAGTATATAgaagtaaatataatgtaccacagataacataaaactatactaGGTATGAACTGATATTTTGTACTGTAAGTCAAAgatgtatgaaatgaaataaataaataaataaatacctagaCAGGCATCCTGGTGTCCGTCCGAATGTCCCGCGCAGATCATTTCAGAATGAATCTCGACGGATATCTGTTTGCTCTGATGCCATTTTATGCATTGCTCTGTACCTGAaacgatattaatttatttatttaagaacatGTCTAAAATAagattacatatttatgtaaaagaaaatgaattaaagtaaaaaacaattatctcAAGCGTAGATTGGAATtgttatttgcttttaaagtGATTAAAAAACACTACATATTACGACAGAGTATATATTTGAGCTGATTACCTTCCGAGCCACTATTTCAGCAAAATGGTTagataataactttatatttagttttgtatgtggtagtcgagcacgtttcagcacgaattgggccagctcgcacctgggaagtaccacacccccacagaagacaggcgtgaaatagcattttgctgtgttcgttcggtgagtggggaagcaggaggctcatatccttttccttacccttcccagtcctttcctttattcctcttacccatcctttcttaatcccttcccaattaaaagtcggaaatccatttgtagaggcgtaaggtctgcaatcgaccttatgcctctccaaatgttcatgggcggttgtagcgcttaccatcaggcgtcccaccagctccattgccgactgttacatgaaaaaaaatagtaggtatatgtagaaaaaaaaatttaaaaccccgttaataaatgtttataagagGACTCATTTGTAAAGAGTAACATTTAACACACCTTTATTAGCGTcacctgtatgtatgtaacagaCACCTTTAGACTCCATTTTGTAATGCAATtaagttgattctatcataaaagcatatttttcagttttttcaACTATGTGTATTATTCtacgtataataaaactagGGACCAAAACTTTAACTTACTCAATATAGGTACAGTAGCAGACCTCAACAAATTAGTCCCCGTGTGCCCCAAGCTCGCGTCCGTCTTGCCCCAACCAGCGATCACCCCAGACTTGCCCCCCAACTGCAAGTCCATTTCGGGCAAGCAAATCGGCAGGATGTTACTAGTGTATATGATGGGTCGGGAAAGCTTTAACAAAGCTATATCGTATCGGTCTGGCTGGGTAGTACGAAATTGGAATAAGGGGTGCAGGATTTTCTGAACCACCCtgcaaaaatgaaaaagatcCCATGATTAGCCACGTACCATTTTATTCGGAATATTATTCTCTATTGTATgcgatatcaataaaaaaggcTTAAATATGGCATAGGATTGGCCCATGGCAACATGCATCTATATTATCAGAAAGGCAATTTGTAGAGGATCGGATACAATTGAGGTTGAATGGGTTTTTGTACCCATGTGCCGCTTTCTTTTGGactaactatttatattttataagaacacGTATAGATAATTAGTTATAATAGACTACACTAAAGCAGTTCCCAAGTCATCCCCCTGATATCACACTTAGCTACCACCCAGTactggaggcccgtttcctcgCCCATCCAAGTCCAATACTTCTTTCcagtcgccaatcctttccttatctctttccccttaaaagcggacagcgcgcagcgaatgttcatgggtgttAGTGATAGCTTACTATCAGCCAACCGCCAGCAAAAGCCAGCCTGTAAGTATGGTCTTTCTATCACTGAAGAGGCTCATCGCCCCGAACAGTAACTCCAAGGCCTGTGAAGCCTGCGTGGAAGACCCGAGTTAGATAAGTTAGTTATTCAGTTACTTGTGGCCAACAACACTAAAGGCCCGTGAAGGCCTGCGCGGAAGACCCGAGTTACTTTAAATTGGTTTTAACAGAAGTCCCCTCACCCCAATCTCCTGGCAGTGTGCGAGCCCGCGCTGGTGTCGAGCGCGCCGAGCCACACGGCCACGTCGCGCAGCCGCGCGCGCGACACGCAGTGCGCCGCCGTCGCCACGTACCAGCGGGATACTGACGACAAAgtgttcatcatcatcatcatcatcatcatcattatcatcatcattgtGTGTATTATCATCGCCAATAGAGTCACTATCACAATGACTATTAAGATCATCATCACTATattcatcatcaccatcaccaGCATCATTGTTATCATCATCTAtacattactttatatttttaattcgtttAACGTTAAATAATGCCATTGAACTAAGAGTAGCAATATCAATTTGTGTCTCAAATCGTCACGTATTATAACCGTCATCAACACCATCAGCATCATTATTATGACCATCATCTCG
Proteins encoded in this window:
- the LOC119836532 gene encoding serine proteinase stubble-like encodes the protein MQPMKESLWISIIKHRDARVCPKNNTGKRRKKFKIRRPSWRTKWREFGVVLPLLILNVGQANAVESLTSRVLASFLGYPTSCTLGDDVIPCTLSISCWLRGGTKTKGCGEGWLFSCCVNEQNDLDNSIPSSDWRYKVPPKLRVVPQRKVIPPNVFRRRVDEDVNQIDCGLPSTRVLQKRIIGGREARFAEFPWQAHVRISEYQCGGVLLSRWYVATAAHCVSRARLRDVAVWLGALDTSAGSHTARRLGVVQKILHPLFQFRTTQPDRYDIALLKLSRPIIYTSNILPICLPEMDLQLGGKSGVIAGWGKTDASLGHTGTNLLRSATVPILSTEQCIKWHQSKQISVEIHSEMICAGHSDGHQDACLGDSGGPLIVKDNGRFYLAGITSAGFGCGVDHQPGIYHNVLTTASWIRDIVHPTANYIDF